A section of the Chlorocebus sabaeus isolate Y175 chromosome 13, mChlSab1.0.hap1, whole genome shotgun sequence genome encodes:
- the PLAGL1 gene encoding zinc finger protein PLAGL1 isoform X1, whose translation MATFPCQLCGKTFLTLEKFTIHNYSHSRERPYKCVQPDCGKAFVSRYKLMRHMATHSPQKSHQCAHCEKTFNRKDHLKNHLQTHDPNKMAFGCEECGKKYNTMLGYKRHLALHAASSGDLTCGVCALELGSTEVLLDHLKAHAEEKPPSATKEKKHQCDHCERCFYTRKDVRRHLVVHTGCKDFLCQFCAQRFGRKDHLTRHTKKTHSQELMKESLQTGDLLSTFHTISTSFQLKAAALPPFPLGASAQNGLASSLPAEVHSLTLSPPDQAAQPMQPLPESLASLHPSVSPSSPPPPLPNHKYNTTSTSYSPLASLPLKADTKGFCNISLFEDLPLQEPQSPQKLNPGFDLAKGNAGKVNLPKELPADAVNLTIPASLDLSPLLGFWQLPPPATQNTFGNSTLALGPGESLPHRLSCLGQQQQEPPLAMGTVSLGQLPLPPIPHVFSAGTGSAILPHFHHAFR comes from the exons ATGGCCACGTTCCCCTGCCAATTATGTGGCAAGACGTTCCTCACCCTGGAGAAGTTCACGATTCACAATTATTCCCACTCCAGGGAGCGGCCGTACAAGTGCGTGCAGCCTGACTGTGGCAAAGCCTTTGTTTCCAGATATAAATTGATGAG GCATATGGCTACTCATTCTCCCCAGAAATCTCACCAGTGTGCTCACTGTGAGAAGACGTTCAACCGGAAAGACCACCTGAAAAACCACCTCCAGACCCACGACCCCAACAAAATGGCCTTTGGGTGTGAGGAGTGTGGGAAGAAGTACAACACCATGCTGGGCTATAAGAGGCACCTGGCCCTCCATGCGGCCAGCAGTGGGGACCTCACCTGTGGGGTCTGTGCCCTGGAGCTAGGGAGCACCGAGGTGCTACTGGACCACCTCAAAGCCCATGCGGAAGAGAAGCCCCCTAGCGCAACCAAGGAAAAGAAGCACCAGTGCGACCACTGTGAAAGATGCTTCTACACCCGGAAGGATGTGCGACGCCACCTGGTGGTCCACACAGGATGCAAGGACTTCCTGTGCCAGTTCTGTGCCCAGAGATTTGGGCGCAAGGATCACCTTACCCGGCATACCAAGAAGACCCACTCACAGGAGCTGATGAAAGAGAGCTTGCAGACCGGAGACCTTCTGAGCACCTTCCACACCATCTCGACTTCATTCCAACTGAAGGCTGCTGCCTTGCCTCCTTTCCCTTTAGGAGCTTCTGCCCAGAACGGGCTTGCAAGTAGCTTGCCAGCTGAGGTCCATAGCCTCACCCTCAGTCCCCCAGATCAAGCCGCCCAGCCTATGCAGCCGCTGCCAGAGTCCCTGGCCTCCCTCCACCCCTCGGTATCCCCTAGCTCTCCTCCGCCACCGCTTCCCAATCACAAGTACAACACCACTTCTACCTCATACTCCCCACTTGCAAGCCTGCCTCTCAAAGCAGATACTAAAGGTTTTTGCAATATCAGTTTGTTTGAGGACTTGCCTCTGCAAGAGCCTCAGTCACCTCAAAAGCTCAATCCAGGTTTTGATCTGGCTAAGGGAAATGCTGGTAAAGTAAACCTGCCCAAGGAGCTGCCTGCAGATGCTGTGAACCTAACAATACCTGCCTCTCTGGACCTGTCCCCCCTGTTGGGCTTCTGGCAGCTGCCCCCTCCTGCTACCCAAAATACCTTTGGGAATAGCACTCTTGCCCTGGGGCCTGGGGAATCTCTGCCCCACAGGTTAAGCTGTCTGGGGCAGCAGCAGCAAGAACCCCCACTTGCCATGGGCACTGTGAGCCTGGGCcagctccccctgccccccatccCTCATGTGTTCTCAGCTGGCACTGGCTCTGCCATCCTGCCTCATTTCCATCATGCATTcagataa
- the PLAGL1 gene encoding zinc finger protein PLAGL1 isoform X2, with protein MATHSPQKSHQCAHCEKTFNRKDHLKNHLQTHDPNKMAFGCEECGKKYNTMLGYKRHLALHAASSGDLTCGVCALELGSTEVLLDHLKAHAEEKPPSATKEKKHQCDHCERCFYTRKDVRRHLVVHTGCKDFLCQFCAQRFGRKDHLTRHTKKTHSQELMKESLQTGDLLSTFHTISTSFQLKAAALPPFPLGASAQNGLASSLPAEVHSLTLSPPDQAAQPMQPLPESLASLHPSVSPSSPPPPLPNHKYNTTSTSYSPLASLPLKADTKGFCNISLFEDLPLQEPQSPQKLNPGFDLAKGNAGKVNLPKELPADAVNLTIPASLDLSPLLGFWQLPPPATQNTFGNSTLALGPGESLPHRLSCLGQQQQEPPLAMGTVSLGQLPLPPIPHVFSAGTGSAILPHFHHAFR; from the coding sequence ATGGCTACTCATTCTCCCCAGAAATCTCACCAGTGTGCTCACTGTGAGAAGACGTTCAACCGGAAAGACCACCTGAAAAACCACCTCCAGACCCACGACCCCAACAAAATGGCCTTTGGGTGTGAGGAGTGTGGGAAGAAGTACAACACCATGCTGGGCTATAAGAGGCACCTGGCCCTCCATGCGGCCAGCAGTGGGGACCTCACCTGTGGGGTCTGTGCCCTGGAGCTAGGGAGCACCGAGGTGCTACTGGACCACCTCAAAGCCCATGCGGAAGAGAAGCCCCCTAGCGCAACCAAGGAAAAGAAGCACCAGTGCGACCACTGTGAAAGATGCTTCTACACCCGGAAGGATGTGCGACGCCACCTGGTGGTCCACACAGGATGCAAGGACTTCCTGTGCCAGTTCTGTGCCCAGAGATTTGGGCGCAAGGATCACCTTACCCGGCATACCAAGAAGACCCACTCACAGGAGCTGATGAAAGAGAGCTTGCAGACCGGAGACCTTCTGAGCACCTTCCACACCATCTCGACTTCATTCCAACTGAAGGCTGCTGCCTTGCCTCCTTTCCCTTTAGGAGCTTCTGCCCAGAACGGGCTTGCAAGTAGCTTGCCAGCTGAGGTCCATAGCCTCACCCTCAGTCCCCCAGATCAAGCCGCCCAGCCTATGCAGCCGCTGCCAGAGTCCCTGGCCTCCCTCCACCCCTCGGTATCCCCTAGCTCTCCTCCGCCACCGCTTCCCAATCACAAGTACAACACCACTTCTACCTCATACTCCCCACTTGCAAGCCTGCCTCTCAAAGCAGATACTAAAGGTTTTTGCAATATCAGTTTGTTTGAGGACTTGCCTCTGCAAGAGCCTCAGTCACCTCAAAAGCTCAATCCAGGTTTTGATCTGGCTAAGGGAAATGCTGGTAAAGTAAACCTGCCCAAGGAGCTGCCTGCAGATGCTGTGAACCTAACAATACCTGCCTCTCTGGACCTGTCCCCCCTGTTGGGCTTCTGGCAGCTGCCCCCTCCTGCTACCCAAAATACCTTTGGGAATAGCACTCTTGCCCTGGGGCCTGGGGAATCTCTGCCCCACAGGTTAAGCTGTCTGGGGCAGCAGCAGCAAGAACCCCCACTTGCCATGGGCACTGTGAGCCTGGGCcagctccccctgccccccatccCTCATGTGTTCTCAGCTGGCACTGGCTCTGCCATCCTGCCTCATTTCCATCATGCATTcagataa